GGTCGCCGAGACCGTGTTTCCCAATCAAATGCTCTTAGAAAACATCctactccactatatcggaatatTAGTTCGCACCAGTGTATGCTACGAGAAACCGActcccaaataaaaaaaaacgcgcAAGGCGGTTATCGTCTGTATCAGTCCGGCAGTGGATTCGTGTCTGCCGCTACTTGATTTTCCAGAGTACTAAAACTCAGAGCCAGAAtggaagaggagtactcttcagagtcgTATCATCTTACTTTGTTTAGGCCCAGGATGTCCAGCTtatgtttttggaaattttgctcgaattggagaaagtgaatattctggggACCTTCAatatcgttgtcgaggagcgtgcgcacattccagaaaccaatcataatccatTTTCGAAAGCGAAAGGTcgtagtccctatccgaggcgttgttgacattagcagtaaagttttgaaatttgcaggtttctaGACCTCTgctttctatcccttttagttgccttttgCAACAAGCAGAGAGGACtttcagtgtattcttaaggACCAACTCACAGGTCACAATAGTAAACCTCCTTCATCATAATCCTCGTATATAGATTCAGTTTattgtttgttatttttaattcaacTACAACATATCAACTTAAATAACTGATTTTGTTTCACTTCACTTTGCTTATCCAGAGGTTCCATGAATTCGAAATTCGTGAAAAACATCCACATATCAAAGTCGTTCGGAAAACGCTTACACAAATCTTTGAACAAGGATCACATGGACCAAATAAAGAGCTGATTGTGTAAGTCAACTGATATAATCAAAGGCAAATTCCACCTTTAgctaatgaaaatattttcaaacagTGACGGCAACTACGTAAATGTTGTGTACTTTCGTGCTGGCTACGAACCTGGACACTATCATTCACAAAACGAATGGGACGCCAGATATCTAATTGAATTCTCGAAAGCTATCAAATGTCCAACAATTAATTATCATTTAGCTGGAACAAAGAAAGTTCAACAAGCGCTTGCCGCTCCGGGGATATTGAAGAGATTCGTAAATGACCCTGAGAAGGTGAGTTATTCATTTGTTGCTctctgaatatatttttttattgtgaagtaatttatttaattaatctaaTTTTTACGCCATTCAGATTCAAGCTATTCGAGAAATATTCACTGGACTCTACTCActagatgatgatgaagctgGAAATGAAGCGTATAAAATGGCCTTAGCAGATCCTGAAAGGTATACAAGAAAGTTTTTTCACATAATGATAAATTCGCCTTAATCTTTTTAAATGAAGGTTGGTTTTTGAGATAAGTGAAGTTGGAAGTATTAGCATCCAAAAGCAAGATTGCTTCTACCATTGAAAAAGGCAGACTTTTTCTGTCTTGCAGTACACAAAAATAAGATATATCCTAACTTTAGAAAACAATAAtctaaatttcgaaaaatcgAAGTCAAGGATGCGAAATTTCAGTTCATTATTAATACTTTTTCACAGATTTGTACTAAAACCACAGCGTGAAGGTGGCGGCAATAACGTTTATGGAAAGGATATTCCTGCAGTGTTAGAGGTATTGTTTTATATAATCAATTTCACAATGATTAAATTCATTAATCGTCGATCGATTGGCAAATTGCACTACTGAGTGTCGCTAGTGTTTAGGCCTTCAtggttgaaaaaagaaaaacattttcagCTTAGCTGATGGAGCTAAATATTAATCAGAACCAAAATGGATTATGTTCAACAGTTTAAAATTTGTGTTTTCATTTCTGGAGTATATTTACTTCTTGGCATTTTATTTTACTATAAAATGTTTTCTCAACCAAATCATGTTAAAATCCGACCATTGTATTTCTCAGGCGATGACTCCAACCGAGCGTTCATCGTGGATTCTGATGGAGAGGATTCAACCGCCAATTTCCCGTGGATACATGGTCCGACCAGGTGGTCCAATGCCTCCAACACTTGTTGACTTAGTATCAGAATTGGGCATTTTCGGTGCAATAATTGGGGATAATACGATGATCATTGAAAATTACCAAGCAGGTCATATGTTGCGCACAAAATTGACGACTGCTAATGAAGGGGGAGTTGCTGCTGGTGCCGGTGCTCTCGATAGTCCATATCTTACTGATTAGCTATAAATTCAAATCACAATCATCACAATTCAAATGTGTACTCGCGATAACTGTTTTTTAAGTAAAATTAGCTAGAGAATTTATACATATTTTTATAGTGCACGTCTTCGTTTTTCGTTTTTTATTCAACAATAACGAATATATTGTCAGTTTTGTA
The DNA window shown above is from Hermetia illucens chromosome 5, iHerIll2.2.curated.20191125, whole genome shotgun sequence and carries:
- the LOC119657481 gene encoding glutathione synthetase-like isoform X1 → MPEHILESCVPLPIPEKELIEVTVKAKDWAIMHGAGMRSKTDYNPDNMFFVPFILTPSSFPRKEFNRAIKLQKILNELMHWVAHDVEFLRTTLAQTIKVDDFTAKLFGLYEAVLEKGVVQPISLGLIRSDIMLETRCGDNNERKTKCYCCWKQVEINTIASGFGHLGPISKEIQRYVLQELDQGSKLKDLPENNALSGICAAMARAWEVASNPAGVILFVIEDVSYNICDQRFHEFEIREKHPHIKVVRKTLTQIFEQGSHGPNKELIVDGNYVNVVYFRAGYEPGHYHSQNEWDARYLIEFSKAIKCPTINYHLAGTKKVQQALAAPGILKRFVNDPEKIQAIREIFTGLYSLDDDEAGNEAYKMALADPERFVLKPQREGGGNNVYGKDIPAVLEAMTPTERSSWILMERIQPPISRGYMVRPGGPMPPTLVDLVSELGIFGAIIGDNTMIIENYQAGHMLRTKLTTANEGGVAAGAGALDSPYLTD
- the LOC119657481 gene encoding glutathione synthetase-like isoform X2, whose product is MPEHILESCVPLPIPEKELIEVTVKAKDWAIMHGAGMRSKTDYNPDNMFFVPFILTPSSFPRKEFNRAIKLQKILNELMHWVAHDVEFLRTTLAQTIKVDDFTAKLFGLYEAVLEKGVVQDISLGLLRSDYLAHILDDNKIKQVEINTFASSFGGISTYMKAFHRYVLQELDQGSKLKDLPENNALSGICAAMARAWEVASNPAGVILFVIEDVSYNICDQRFHEFEIREKHPHIKVVRKTLTQIFEQGSHGPNKELIVDGNYVNVVYFRAGYEPGHYHSQNEWDARYLIEFSKAIKCPTINYHLAGTKKVQQALAAPGILKRFVNDPEKIQAIREIFTGLYSLDDDEAGNEAYKMALADPERFVLKPQREGGGNNVYGKDIPAVLEAMTPTERSSWILMERIQPPISRGYMVRPGGPMPPTLVDLVSELGIFGAIIGDNTMIIENYQAGHMLRTKLTTANEGGVAAGAGALDSPYLTD